From one Dama dama isolate Ldn47 chromosome 4, ASM3311817v1, whole genome shotgun sequence genomic stretch:
- the LOC133051351 gene encoding phospholipase A2 inhibitor and Ly6/PLAUR domain-containing protein-like, whose product MKPSMKPETFLLASTLLCTLLGLGYPLSCEVCTSDGPNCSGKLQTCAPDEDSCMVVLTESNRKGSLAVTSYKGCAKSSECDSGSFAITMNTENYMGSRRRCCKNDGCNKEPMPAIVRNHTENGLRCPSCIAAFSETCTSTLKAVCVGEETHCVAVSGLAQPGIKFAARGCGTETACHIKPGTLVPSGSRLLTIKKTSCRPSPQASGKAE is encoded by the exons ATGAAGCCTTCCATGAAACCTGAGACCTTCCTGCTGGCCTCCACCCTGCTCTGCACCCTCCTGGGTCTGG GGTACCCGCTAAGCTGTGAGGTGTGTACCAGTGACGGTCCCAACTGCAGTGGAAAACTGCAGACTTGTGCCCCGGATGAAGACTCCTGCATGGTTGTCTTGACTGAGAGCAACAGAA AGGGCTCGTTGGCGGTGACCAGCTACAAGGGGTGTGCGAAATCCAGCGAGTGTGACTCAGGATCCTTCGCCATCACCATGAACACTGAGAACTACATGGGGTCCAGGAGGCGCTGCTGCAAGAACGATGGGTGCAACAAGGAGCCCATGCCCG CGATCGTGAGAAACCACACAGAGAATGGCCTTCGGTGTCCTTCCTGCATCGCTGCCTTTTCGGAAACATGCACTTCGACTCTCAAAGCGGTCTGCGTTGGTGAGGAAACCCACTGTGTCGCCGTGTCTGGCCTCGCACAGCCTG GTATCAAATTTGCGGCCCGGGGCTGTGGTACGGAGACCGCCTGCCACATCAAGCCTGGGACCTTGGTGCCCTCAGGCTCTCGTTTGTTGACCATCAAGAAGACCAGCTGTCGTCCAAGCCCCCAGGCTTCTGGCAAGGCTGAGTGA